One Aegilops tauschii subsp. strangulata cultivar AL8/78 chromosome 7, Aet v6.0, whole genome shotgun sequence genomic window carries:
- the LOC109746066 gene encoding uncharacterized protein, with translation MPRKERRSGVAYIHNDKERDLTFYKRRSGLFKRATDISALTRARVAVVLETNNGKMHSFGTPLADPIVDAFLFGAPLAVPFADEATTARIGSLQNEVAQLDMENMTEEDKNKLSILRMKNIQEENPDKTGSTSVAQDLQLPSVPPADHLGTTHSLMQSSWPHNLSQLQIPSDPLPSQPEQTSAPLFPMQAPQMLHSAPPSLAPHLASHVQPIPNQVHEQTPPEELHVQNYESPCNIVQPQENDANHDSTSGQNFEASPLLGYSSGNAFSIDDPFNTEQWGYALSDQSYYNSFLGMDAYLGSSGTDLGQSSMVNGGWVDVPPSSTGQDIDILTDCGEVL, from the exons ATGCCGAGGAAAGAGCGACGGTCAGGTGTGGCATACATCCACAATGACAAAGAACGTGATCTCACCTTCTACAAGCGACGTTCCGGTTTGTTCAAGAGGGCGACTGACATCTCTGCCCTCACTAGGGCTAGGGTTGCGGTCGTCCTAGAAACAAACAATGGAAAGATGCACTCATTTGGGACACCATTGGCCGATCCCATTGTTGATGCTTTCCTATTTGGAGCTCCACTAGCAGTTCCCTTCGCCGACGAGGCAACCACTGCTAGGATTGGAAGCCTACAAAATGAGGTGGCTCAGTTGGACATGGAGAACATGACCGAGGAAGACAAAAACAAACTTTCCATCCTTCGTATGAAAAATATACAAGAAGAGAACCCAG ACAAGACCGGCAGCACATCTGTGGCACAAGATCTGCAACTACCAAGTGTTCCGCCGGCGGATCATTTGGGTACTACTCATTCACTTATGCAGTCATCGTGGCCTCACAATCTCTCACAACTCCAGATACCTTCAGATCCACTACCATCACAACCAGAACAAACTTCGGCACCACTTTTTCCTATGCAGGCACCACAAATGTTACATTCCGCACCACCATCTTTAGCTCCACATTTGGCTTCCCATGTCCAACCCATACCAAATCAGGTACATGAGCAAACTCCACCAGAGGAGTTGCATGTTCAGAACTATGAAAGTCCTTGCAACATAGTGCAACCACAAGAAAATGATGCAAACCATGACTCAACATCTGGGCAGAATTTCGAGGCCTCTCCACTATTGGGGTACTCgagtggcaatgctttttctaTTGATGACCCATTTAACACTGAACAATGGGGTTATGCTCTATCAGATCAGTCGTATTACAATAGTTTCCTAGGAATGGATGCTTACTTAGGCTCTAGCGGTACGGATCTAGGACAGTCTTCCATGGTAAATGGTGGATGGGTTGATGTGCCGCCCTCTTCCACTGGACAAGATATTGATATTCTTACAGACTGTGGAGAGGTGTTGTAG